A genomic stretch from Neodiprion fabricii isolate iyNeoFabr1 chromosome 3, iyNeoFabr1.1, whole genome shotgun sequence includes:
- the LOC124177188 gene encoding uncharacterized protein LOC124177188: MRSTRTWVFVAALVSLTVIAEARPGYGDLPSNCGSPISVVPSAPQIVTYGDPCFCKESLPYSIQVPQVPSDPVEKLRTYGYSITEQPRQSCTRLRVPVKIQTPIIQKPCDNLCGSTYGVTVQHQPRSNPKPLYTFDAAVKTAVTVEKPACKPCLSVSFQNPVEQNPWLLGKLPIAVETPAQGPPVKMLTGLTATVDRVLVPACECGGCPDCNDVRFRNGLQ; the protein is encoded by the exons ATGAGATCGACACGGACTTGGGTCTTCGTGGCCGCGCTGGTCTCACTTACCGTAATCGCTGAGGCCCGTCCAGGGTACGGTGATCTGCCTTCAAACTGCGGTAGTCCCATATCTGTTGTTCCTTCTGCGCCACAAATCGTCACATACGGAGACCCCTGTTTCTGCAAGGAGTCGCTTCCGTACTCTATACAG GTCCCGCAAGTGCCATCGGACCCCGTGGAAAAATTGAGGACTTACGGATACTCAATAACAGAACAACCTAGACAGAGCTGCACTCGCCTTCGTGTTCCtgttaaaattcaaacacCGATTATCCAAAAGCCTTGCGATAATCTATGTGGCAGCACCTACGGTGTTACGGTTCAACATCAACCTCGAAGTAATCCAAAACCATTGTACACATTTGATGCTGCTGTCAAAACAGCAGTGACTGTCGAGAAACCAGC GTGCAAGCCGTGTCTGTCGGTATCGTTCCAAAATCCCGTTGAACAGAATCCGTGGCTACTTGGTAAACTTCCAATTGCTGTTGAAACCCCAGCACAGGGACCTCCTGTAAAAATGCTCACAGGTTTAACCGCCACAGTGGATAGAGTGTTGGTTCCCGCTTGTGAATGCGGTGGCTGTCCCGACTGCAATGATGTACGTTTCAGAAATGGCCTTCAGTGA
- the LOC124178105 gene encoding uncharacterized protein LOC124178105: protein MKTSQILFLGLALFLTVQHAAGSHRHNCGLGPGIDACGCSEGIVKAAKVARPFKFADPSVITEAASYKVSPTHSSGCGSLNQVKKVSGPSVIDLLQPSCGPIAPRLRPVGDLCTSCSGIAEVVPAHPGKPMCRTCAAALECKCKDPDNAPVYTSYSIPNAELNVFEDEGLSFDEQENIYNSQSVPVAPADPVSLALAFGLAKQASQNIQESRLAFGPTSTPIDGSIRRTVLNIPEERLLTVDKPIVELKLTSRPAMSDTYAEVIAQQAALEEQRLELEAQAEQGDLKPSFISYSDLGYGPVSSSGVTFVNTVSDSGVAASADLDETPCGALGPTVPGYRSGNVIVQSQPNKDTDDDYYSDGSYEQAFDSDDSYSVEDSENYNGSSGFLARLRASAHAQNGCGCGK from the exons ATGAAGACTTCCCAGATACTGTTTCTGGGCCTGGCGCTTTTCCTCACCGTTCAACATGCCGCGGGTTCTCACCGTCACAACTGCGGTCTTGGACCCGGAATTGACGCTTGCGGATGTTCCGAGGGCATCGTAAAAGCCGCGAAGGTAGCCCGCCCGTTCAAATTCGCTGACCCTTCCGTGATCACCGAAGCCGCTAGCTATAAGGTTTCACCTACGCACAGCAGCGGCTGCGGAAGTCTGAATCAAGTGAAAAAAGTCAGTGGACCATCGGTCATAGATCTGCTTCAGCCTTCTTGCGGCCCAATTGCACCGAG ACTACGCCCGGTCGGTGATCTGTGCACCAGTTGCTCCGGGATCGCTGAAGTCGTTCCTGCTCACCCCGGAAAGCCCATGTGCCGCACTTGCGCTGCAGCTTTGGAATGTAAGTGCAAGGATCCTGACAATGCACCCGTCTACACCAGCTACAGCATTCCCAACGCCGAACTGAACGTCTTCGAGGACGAAG GACTCTCCTTCGACGAACAAGAAAACATTTACAATTCGCAAAGCGTGCCAGTGGCACCCGCTGACCCTGTTTCCTTGGCGTTGGCCTTTGGATTGGCCAAACAAGCGAGCCAGAATATACAGGAGTCAAGATTGGCTTTCGGACCAACGAGTACCCCGATCGACGGTAGCATTCGTAGGACTGTCCTCAACATTCCCGAGGAAAGGCTCCTCACGGTCGACAAACCAATTGTGGAATTGAAACTCACATCGAGACCTGCAATGAGTGATACCTACGCAGAAGTGATCGCCCAGCAAGCGGCCCTGGAGGAGCAGAGACTGGAATTGGAAGCCCAGGCCGAGCAGGGCGATTTGAAACCTTCGTTCATCAGCTACAG CGACCTTGGATACGGTCCAGTATCATCAAGTGGAGTGACCTTCGTGAACACCGTCAGCGATTCAGGAGTCGCTGCAAGTGCAGACCTCGATGAAACTCCTTGCGGTGCTCTGGGACCAACGGTTCCTGGATATCGCAGCGGAAACGTAATCGTCCAAAGTCAGCCCAACAAGGATACCGACGATGACTATTACAGCGATGGCAGCTACGAGCAGGCCTTCGACAGTGATGACAGCTACAGCGTCGAAGATTCCGAAAACTATAACGGTAGCAGCGGATTCCTCGCAAGGCTCAGAGCTTCGGCTCATGCCCAAAACGGATGTGGCTGTGGAAAATGA
- the LOC124177234 gene encoding splicing factor ESS-2 homolog, whose product MGSPMDTPGSQALEAARNIKELAVFKKPIGVAKRRKGCKSTILDEDTYIGKMAEIIQRDFFPDLEKLHAQNDYLDALEHNNIKRMRELYEKYSSGRPITERPVSPATFETPLRNGNTDESVMEMPKSTEIDVPTNDAETEVKMGLDAYLTSHTSEDNASFEEMMVEAEKKHRLKYSWLYEVEEKSKVLAIERNKNEMRCIEGNYEKPKELDGWSYTNKNYIMYVPDGVELTPEEKINLAKRKQEVIHDNTRLRMNPFNEQQNKETINELAKTQSKVKDGKIGIDGKEVVRNPTPRVNGFSFVATPSPRPGECDSPIMTWGQIEGTPFRLDGGDTPLLRTSHGPAFRMAEPPKREKIALQLAEKAGERHRDRKSKALEAARRSLASPSPRPLSAMDRLSTMSPAARRLATQKLRLSGTPTPRRSRQTRTPSIGVRTPHTPIFGTPGSKSQDSALEKTSTLQGPVLTDNLLNLPTQRQRAADFFNK is encoded by the exons ATGGGCTCGCCGATGGACACGCCTGGTTCACAGGCGCTCGAGGCAGCGAGAAACATAAAGGAGTTGGCAGTGTTTAAAAAGCCAATTGGTGTGGCAAAACGAAGAAAGGGCTGCAAGTCGACGATCCTCGATGAGGATACGTATATCGGTAAGATGGCCGAGATCATACAGAGGGACTTTTTCCCTGACCTTGAAAAGTTGCACGCTCAGAACGACTACCTCGACGCACTTGAGCACAACAACATAAAGAGGATGCGCGAGTTGTACGAGAAGTACAGTTCAGGACGACCCATCACGGAGCGGCCGGTGAGTCCTGCAACGTTTGAGACTCCTTTGCGGAACGGAAACACCGACGAGTCCGTCATGGAAATGCCAAAGTCTACGGAGATAGACGTACCTACTAACGACGCTGAGACAGAGGTGAAGATGGGTCTTGATGCTTACTTGACCTCTCATACAAGCGAGGACAACGCAAGTTTTGAGGAGATGATGGTAGAGGCGGAGAAGAAACACAGGCTTAAATACTCGTGGCTATATGAGGTTGAAGAAAAGTCGAAAGTCTTGGCCATTGAGAGGAACAAAAATGAGATGAGATGCATTGAGGGTAATTATGAAAAACCCAAGGAACTCGACGGCTGGAGTTAcacgaacaaaaattatatcatgTATGTGCCTGACGGCGTTGAATTGACTCCTGAAGAAAAGATCAATCTGGCTAAGAGGAAACAGGAAGTCATTCACGACAATACCAGACTTAGAATGAATCCTTTTAACGAACAACAGAATAAGGAAACGATCAACGAACTCGCCAAAACTCAATCAAAGGTTAAAGACGGCAAGATTGGAATCGATGGAAAAGAAGTAGTTCGTAATCCAACCCCGAGGGTCAATGGATTTAGCTTTGTTGCAACGCCAAGTCCTAGACCTGGAGAATGCGATAGCCCAATTATGACTTGGGGTCAAATAGAAGGGACGCCATTCAGGCTGGATGGAGGTGATACTCCGCTACTTAGAACCAGCCATGGGCCAGCATTCAGAATGGCTGAGCCTccgaaaagagaaaaaattgcattACAACTGGCAGAGAAAGCTGGAGAGAGGCACAGAGACCGGAAAAGTAAAGCCTTGGAAGCTGCAAGAAGATCCTTGGCTAG tCCATCACCCAGACCTTTATCTGCGATGGATCGTTTGAGCACGATGTCACCAGCTGCGAGGAGATTAGCAACGCAAAAGTTGCGGCTTTCAGGAACTCCAACTCCTAGAAGATCTCGACAAACAAGAACTCCTTCTATAGGCGTAAGGACGCCACACACACCGATATTTGGCACACCTGGATCTAAGAGCCAAGATTCTGCGTTGGAAAAGACATCGACACTGCAGGGTCCTGTCCTTACCGATAATCTGCTTAATTTACCAACGCAAAGACAGAGAGCtgctgattttttcaataagtGA
- the LOC124177236 gene encoding T-box transcription factor TBX10 isoform X1, translating to MQQQHEQQHEVAADCCYQQWATHHHHHHHHHQQHQHQQQQQQQQQHHHHHQHQHHHSQLPPVPSPMQQMEGASIVTIKALSTACLQTAGRVKRSRSPTLETTLAQASSAVSPSSSIESSRNDNNNNNNDTATPNTPSDETPPKRPLHPALSAVGIALEARPLWEEFHQLGTEMIVTKAGRRMFPTFQCRIFGLDPNTDYLLVMDFVPCDDKRYRYAFHSSAWVVAGRADPVSPPRIHVHPDSPASGAHWMKQPVSFDKLKLTNNQLDDNGHIILNSMHRYQPRCHVVVAPSPPGSAPDPRTENFKTFTFPETRFTAVTAYQNHRITQLKIASNPFAKGFRDCEPDECESPTSGSQSVQNPAKRPATGSGNALPSYASVPAVPIASTISAGISGIPNPEHQFYAASPSHWGYPGHQPAHMTSPHHYPTHPHHAHPGSHTSSLYGPR from the exons ATGCAACAGCAACATGAACAACAGCACGAAGTTGCTGCGGACTGTTGTTATCAACAGTGGGCGAcgcaccaccaccaccatcaccatcatcatcagcaGCATCaacatcagcagcagcagcagcagcaacaacagcaccaccaccatcaccaaCATCAGCACCATCATTCGCAACTGCCGCCGGTACCGTCGCCGATGCAACAAATGGAAG GTGCATCGATAGTAACGATCAAGGCGTTGTCCACAGCGTGTCTGCAAACCGCCGGAAGAGTGAAACGCTCCCGCAGTCCAACGTTGGAAACGACGCTGGCCCAGGCATCCTCGGCAGTATCGCCGTCCTCGTCGATCGAGTCCTCGCGAaatgacaacaacaacaacaacaacgacaccGCAACGCCGAACACACCATCCGACGAAACACCGCCGAAGAGACCACTTCATCCGGCTCTTTCGGCCGTCGGAATCGCCCTCGAGGCTCGTCCGCTTTGGGAGGAGTTTCACCAGCTCGGGACCGAGATGATCGTGACCAAGGCCGGGCGCAGGATGTTCCCCACGTTCCAG TGTCGAATTTTCGGGCTGGACCCAAACACCGACTACCTACTGGTCATGGACTTTGTACCCTGCGACGACAAGAGGTACAGATACGCCTTCCACAGCAGCGCCTGGGTCGTAGCCGGACGAGCTGACCCCGTTTCACCCCCAAGAATTCACGTTCATCCCGACAGTCCGGCGAGCGGCGCTCACTGGATGAAGCAGCCCGTCTCTTTCGACAAACTCAAACTCACCAACAACCAGCTGGACGACAACGGTCAC ataattttaaattccatGCACCGTTACCAGCCCCGATGCCACGTAGTGGTGGCCCCATCACCCCCGGGTTCGGCGCCGGATCCAAGAACGGAGAACTTCAAAACGTTCACGTTCCCGGAGACGAGGTTCACGGCGGTCACGGCCTACCAGAACCATCGGATAACGCAGCTGAAAATCGCGAGCAATCCGTTCGCCAAGGGGTTCAGGGACTGCGAACCCGACGAGTGCGAGTCACCGACTTCCGGTTCCCAGAGCGTCCAGAACCCCGCGAAAAGGCCGGCGACCGGTTCCGGCAACGCGTTGCCGAGCTACGCCTCCGTGCCCGCGGTTCCGATCGCCTCGACCATCTCAGCGGGGATTTCCGGTATCCCGAATCCCGAGCATCAGTTTTACGCTGCGAGTCCCAGTCACTGGGGCTACCCTGGACATCAGCCGGCGCACATGACGTCGCCTCATCACTACCCGACGCATCCTCATCACGCGCATCCCGGATCGCATACGTCGTCTTTGTACGGACCACGGTAG
- the LOC124177236 gene encoding T-box transcription factor TBX10 isoform X2: protein MQQQHEQQHEVAADCCYQQWATHHHHHHHHHQQHQHQQQQQQQQQHHHHHQHQHHHSQLPPVPSPMQQMEACLQTAGRVKRSRSPTLETTLAQASSAVSPSSSIESSRNDNNNNNNDTATPNTPSDETPPKRPLHPALSAVGIALEARPLWEEFHQLGTEMIVTKAGRRMFPTFQCRIFGLDPNTDYLLVMDFVPCDDKRYRYAFHSSAWVVAGRADPVSPPRIHVHPDSPASGAHWMKQPVSFDKLKLTNNQLDDNGHIILNSMHRYQPRCHVVVAPSPPGSAPDPRTENFKTFTFPETRFTAVTAYQNHRITQLKIASNPFAKGFRDCEPDECESPTSGSQSVQNPAKRPATGSGNALPSYASVPAVPIASTISAGISGIPNPEHQFYAASPSHWGYPGHQPAHMTSPHHYPTHPHHAHPGSHTSSLYGPR from the exons ATGCAACAGCAACATGAACAACAGCACGAAGTTGCTGCGGACTGTTGTTATCAACAGTGGGCGAcgcaccaccaccaccatcaccatcatcatcagcaGCATCaacatcagcagcagcagcagcagcaacaacagcaccaccaccatcaccaaCATCAGCACCATCATTCGCAACTGCCGCCGGTACCGTCGCCGATGCAACAAATGGAAG CGTGTCTGCAAACCGCCGGAAGAGTGAAACGCTCCCGCAGTCCAACGTTGGAAACGACGCTGGCCCAGGCATCCTCGGCAGTATCGCCGTCCTCGTCGATCGAGTCCTCGCGAaatgacaacaacaacaacaacaacgacaccGCAACGCCGAACACACCATCCGACGAAACACCGCCGAAGAGACCACTTCATCCGGCTCTTTCGGCCGTCGGAATCGCCCTCGAGGCTCGTCCGCTTTGGGAGGAGTTTCACCAGCTCGGGACCGAGATGATCGTGACCAAGGCCGGGCGCAGGATGTTCCCCACGTTCCAG TGTCGAATTTTCGGGCTGGACCCAAACACCGACTACCTACTGGTCATGGACTTTGTACCCTGCGACGACAAGAGGTACAGATACGCCTTCCACAGCAGCGCCTGGGTCGTAGCCGGACGAGCTGACCCCGTTTCACCCCCAAGAATTCACGTTCATCCCGACAGTCCGGCGAGCGGCGCTCACTGGATGAAGCAGCCCGTCTCTTTCGACAAACTCAAACTCACCAACAACCAGCTGGACGACAACGGTCAC ataattttaaattccatGCACCGTTACCAGCCCCGATGCCACGTAGTGGTGGCCCCATCACCCCCGGGTTCGGCGCCGGATCCAAGAACGGAGAACTTCAAAACGTTCACGTTCCCGGAGACGAGGTTCACGGCGGTCACGGCCTACCAGAACCATCGGATAACGCAGCTGAAAATCGCGAGCAATCCGTTCGCCAAGGGGTTCAGGGACTGCGAACCCGACGAGTGCGAGTCACCGACTTCCGGTTCCCAGAGCGTCCAGAACCCCGCGAAAAGGCCGGCGACCGGTTCCGGCAACGCGTTGCCGAGCTACGCCTCCGTGCCCGCGGTTCCGATCGCCTCGACCATCTCAGCGGGGATTTCCGGTATCCCGAATCCCGAGCATCAGTTTTACGCTGCGAGTCCCAGTCACTGGGGCTACCCTGGACATCAGCCGGCGCACATGACGTCGCCTCATCACTACCCGACGCATCCTCATCACGCGCATCCCGGATCGCATACGTCGTCTTTGTACGGACCACGGTAG